From Lysobacter silvisoli, the proteins below share one genomic window:
- a CDS encoding aminoglycoside phosphotransferase family protein: protein MTQLQADERAEARLAWARRASGDEHLQLERASVDAGFRSYWRGRPAAGTPASVILMDSPPGLEDVRPWLRLRQLLEDGGVRVPRVLVEDADAGFLLLEDLGGPTLAQIIDPDSADAHFDAAVEQLLKLQTIAPPHGMGEFGEALLQRDAGLFEEWFLRRHLGLELDCGDSERLQLVQRRLMDNALAQTQVLTHRDYMPRNLMPVTPGPAVLDFQDCVRGPVAYDAVSLFKDAFLSWPLERVDGWLVRYHERAQAAGVPVPPLQRFLRDADWLGVQRHLKILGIFARLHYRDGKSKYLPDAPRFIAYLDEVLPRHPQLQPLAELLDTRIRPAMAKAAA from the coding sequence ATGACCCAGCTTCAAGCCGACGAGCGCGCCGAAGCGCGCCTCGCCTGGGCCCGCCGCGCCAGCGGCGACGAACACCTGCAACTGGAGCGCGCCTCGGTCGACGCCGGCTTCCGCAGCTACTGGCGCGGCCGTCCCGCCGCCGGCACGCCGGCCAGCGTGATCCTGATGGACTCGCCGCCCGGCCTGGAGGACGTGCGGCCCTGGCTGCGCCTGCGCCAACTGCTGGAAGACGGCGGCGTGCGCGTGCCGCGCGTGCTCGTGGAAGACGCCGACGCCGGCTTCCTGCTGCTGGAAGACCTGGGCGGGCCGACCCTGGCCCAGATCATCGACCCCGACAGCGCCGACGCGCATTTCGACGCCGCCGTGGAGCAGTTGCTGAAGCTGCAGACGATCGCGCCGCCGCACGGCATGGGCGAGTTCGGCGAGGCGCTGCTGCAACGCGACGCCGGCCTGTTCGAGGAATGGTTCCTGCGCCGCCACCTGGGCCTGGAGCTGGACTGCGGCGACAGCGAACGCCTGCAACTGGTGCAGCGCCGGCTGATGGACAACGCGCTGGCGCAGACCCAGGTGCTCACCCACCGCGACTACATGCCGCGCAACCTGATGCCGGTGACGCCGGGCCCGGCGGTGCTGGATTTCCAGGACTGCGTGCGCGGCCCGGTCGCCTACGACGCGGTCAGCCTGTTCAAGGACGCGTTCCTGAGCTGGCCGCTGGAGCGCGTGGACGGCTGGCTGGTCCGCTACCACGAACGCGCCCAGGCCGCCGGTGTGCCGGTGCCGCCGCTGCAACGCTTCCTGCGCGACGCCGACTGGCTCGGCGTGCAGCGCCACCTCAAGATCCTGGGCATCTTCGCCCGCCTGCATTACCGCGACGGCAAGAGCAAATACCTGCCCGACGCGCCGCGCTTCATCGCCTACCTGGACGAAGTGCTGCCGCGCCACCCGCAACTGCAACCGCTGGCCGAGCTGCTGGACACACGCATCCGCCCGGCGATGGCCAAGGCGGCCGCATGA